Proteins found in one Arachis stenosperma cultivar V10309 chromosome 8, arast.V10309.gnm1.PFL2, whole genome shotgun sequence genomic segment:
- the LOC130943339 gene encoding uncharacterized protein LOC130943339 has product MDLDPRQYENIAINDDDIHSIILSYLIHNCYKESVESFIACTGMKQPANYMENMEKRKRIFHFALEGNALKAIELTDQMAQEILQNNKDLHFDLLSLHFVELICSRKCSEALEFAQTKLSPFGKEKKYMEKLEDLMALLAYKDPEKSPMFHLLSLEYRQQVADNLNRAILEHLNLPSYTAMERLIQQTTVVRQCLNQEAGKDGPTPFSLKDFLKS; this is encoded by the exons ATGGACCTCGATCCTCGTCAATACGAAAACATT GCTATAAATGATGATGACATCCATAGTATTATTCTGTCATATCTTATACACAATTGCTACAAAGAATCAGTGGAGTCATTCATTGCTTGCACTGGGATGAAGCAGCCAGCAAATTATATGGAAAACatggagaaaagaaaaa GAATCTTTCACTTTGCACTAGAAGGAAATGCACTTAAGGCTATTGAGCTTACTGACCAGATGGCACAGgaaattttacaaaataataaGGATTTACACTTTGATCTTCTAAGCCTTCATTTTGTGGAGCTCATATGCTCTAGAAAATG CTCAGAAGCCTTGGAGTTTGCACAGACCAAGTTGAGCCCTTTCGGAAAGGAGAAAAAATATATGGAAAAGCTTGAA GACCTCATGGCTCTTCTTGCTTACAAGGACCCAGAGAAGTCCCCAATGTTTCATCTTCTTAGCTTAGAGTATCGACAGCAGGTTGCAGATAATTTGAATCGTGCTATTCTTG AACACTTGAACCTTCCCAGCTACACAGCAATGGAAAGGCTAATACAACAAACTACGGTGGTCAGGCAATGCTTAAATCAAGAGGCTGGCAAG GATGGCCCCACGCCATTTTCTTTGAAGGATTTCCTCAAAAGTTGA